From Vallitalea longa, one genomic window encodes:
- a CDS encoding DeoR/GlpR family DNA-binding transcription regulator: protein MFGMERLQAIRESLYKNGSVEVVNLSKMLSVSEMTIRRDLDKLEKEGLIVKTYGGAILKKDKTEENSLDDKNEKNKLHLKIAKMASQLIEDNEVVFIGGGSILYELLDYLKEKKGLVVVTNNINIAMKIMSYKTVKVIITAGEIDPATGDIFGYETIHSLDNILIEKAFVSVDGIDSELGYTTNTKEYLELYEVIKKISNRVVLVAEHKQYGKRGLKRIAQLDEIKEIVADKNIPDMFKEYYFNNDIKLYASMVDNNGL from the coding sequence ATGTTTGGAATGGAAAGACTTCAAGCGATAAGAGAAAGTTTATATAAGAATGGTTCTGTTGAAGTAGTCAACTTGAGTAAAATGTTATCTGTGTCTGAAATGACTATAAGAAGAGACTTAGATAAATTAGAAAAAGAAGGACTGATTGTTAAGACATATGGAGGAGCTATTCTGAAAAAAGATAAAACCGAAGAAAATTCTCTTGATGATAAAAATGAAAAAAATAAGCTTCATTTGAAAATAGCTAAGATGGCTAGTCAATTGATTGAAGATAATGAAGTTGTCTTTATCGGAGGAGGCTCGATTCTCTATGAGCTATTAGATTATCTAAAGGAAAAGAAAGGACTAGTTGTTGTAACCAACAATATAAATATTGCTATGAAAATAATGAGTTATAAGACTGTAAAAGTGATTATAACAGCAGGAGAAATAGATCCAGCCACAGGTGATATTTTCGGTTATGAAACTATTCATTCGTTAGATAATATTTTGATTGAAAAAGCATTCGTTAGTGTGGATGGAATAGATAGTGAATTAGGATACACAACTAATACTAAGGAGTATTTGGAACTATACGAAGTAATTAAGAAAATATCAAACAGAGTAGTACTAGTTGCAGAGCATAAACAATATGGTAAAAGAGGTTTGAAACGTATTGCACAGTTAGATGAGATAAAGGAAATAGTTGCTGACAAGAACATACCAGATATGTTTAAGGAATATTATTTCAATAATGATATCAAATTATATGCTTCTATGGTTGATAATAACGGTTTATAA
- a CDS encoding ABC transporter permease, whose translation MGKKKEIVIQVMILLVTIILAAIISKEQFLSSNNLMIMLHQIPEFGLIALAVMVIMLLGDINLSVIAMTKLAGIVGGLFMISVKLPESILVISGIIIMIIIGLACGVLNGALVSFVGVKSIIATLAMMLLFEGVALDITHGGAVSKFPSTFLWIGNESIAFVPVPMIIFLIFGWVTWYILKKTQTGNLIYKVGEDKSAANYSGIDVKKIIFFAYCYAGILTGIAAIIMTSRYNSIRADYGTSYLLKSIVAVILGGVNVNGGKGSVIGVMISVCTLSVLSRVLGILEMNTYLIDFLMGLILLIVLFINYYLQKDKKITGE comes from the coding sequence GTGGGTAAAAAGAAAGAAATAGTTATTCAAGTAATGATTTTATTAGTGACAATAATTCTTGCAGCAATAATAAGTAAAGAACAATTTCTGTCTAGCAACAATTTAATGATTATGCTGCACCAAATACCTGAATTTGGTCTTATCGCATTAGCTGTAATGGTTATAATGTTATTAGGAGATATTAATCTCTCAGTTATAGCAATGACAAAATTGGCGGGTATTGTTGGTGGATTATTTATGATAAGCGTTAAATTACCTGAAAGTATATTGGTGATATCAGGTATAATAATTATGATTATTATAGGATTGGCCTGTGGTGTATTAAACGGAGCGTTAGTATCTTTTGTAGGTGTAAAATCAATAATTGCTACCCTTGCCATGATGCTTCTTTTTGAAGGTGTAGCACTTGATATTACTCATGGAGGTGCTGTATCCAAATTTCCTTCAACTTTTTTGTGGATTGGGAATGAGAGCATAGCTTTTGTACCGGTACCAATGATTATATTTCTAATATTTGGTTGGGTAACTTGGTATATACTGAAAAAAACTCAGACTGGCAATCTAATTTATAAAGTGGGAGAGGACAAGTCAGCTGCTAATTATTCAGGTATAGATGTTAAGAAAATAATATTCTTCGCATATTGTTATGCAGGAATTTTAACAGGTATTGCAGCAATTATTATGACATCCAGATATAACTCCATAAGAGCTGATTATGGAACATCATATTTGTTAAAAAGTATTGTGGCCGTAATATTAGGCGGAGTAAATGTCAATGGAGGAAAAGGAAGTGTCATTGGCGTAATGATTTCTGTTTGTACATTGAGTGTATTATCTAGAGTTTTGGGTATATTGGAAATGAATACATATTTAATAGATTTCTTGATGGGGCTTATATTATTGATAGTCTTATTCATTAATTATTATTTACAAAAAGATAAAAAGATTACAGGTGAGTGA
- a CDS encoding ABC transporter permease, with amino-acid sequence MKKKHKIAQEYYLAIISVLFVLLISSINPNFIKISELSYLFKSNAVYFIGAFGVLLVMILGGIDLSIGSMIASVAVIVAQLLKMYSINVWQAFIIACVLGMVLGWINGMLVSKLNVSSVIITIATMTIYRGMIKYFIKKRYILGLPQKITSFGRLTIAGIPIQIIFIIIIGLITYFILKYTTIGRGIYAIGGNEKQAIRRGYDKHRITVFTYAYCGLMAGISAFIHLTLIGEAYIEGYSGYEITFIIMLVLGGVSIVGGYGSIKGTIFGVIFIIILKNGFTYIHISVFLHKILIAVIFIVLVSYNVRHNKKTDKKQFVEYD; translated from the coding sequence ATGAAGAAGAAACATAAAATAGCTCAAGAGTATTACTTGGCAATAATATCTGTTTTATTCGTTTTATTGATTTCCTCCATTAATCCTAATTTTATTAAAATTTCGGAGTTGTCTTATCTGTTTAAGAGTAATGCTGTTTATTTTATTGGTGCATTTGGAGTATTGTTAGTCATGATACTAGGTGGTATAGATTTATCTATTGGTTCTATGATAGCTTCTGTTGCTGTGATAGTGGCACAGCTTCTAAAAATGTATAGTATCAACGTATGGCAGGCTTTTATTATCGCTTGTGTTTTAGGTATGGTTTTGGGATGGATTAATGGTATGTTAGTGTCAAAACTAAATGTATCTTCGGTCATTATCACTATAGCTACAATGACTATATATAGGGGTATGATTAAATATTTTATAAAAAAAAGATATATACTTGGATTACCACAAAAGATTACATCGTTTGGTAGACTGACTATTGCTGGAATACCGATTCAGATTATATTTATTATCATTATCGGTTTGATTACTTATTTCATTTTGAAATATACTACTATTGGAAGAGGCATATATGCAATAGGAGGAAATGAAAAGCAGGCGATAAGAAGAGGATATGACAAGCATAGGATAACAGTATTTACTTATGCATATTGCGGTTTGATGGCTGGAATTAGTGCTTTTATCCATCTTACTTTAATTGGTGAAGCATATATAGAAGGATATAGTGGATATGAAATAACTTTTATTATTATGCTGGTTCTTGGAGGAGTTAGTATTGTTGGAGGGTATGGCTCTATAAAAGGTACTATATTTGGAGTAATATTTATTATTATATTAAAAAATGGATTTACCTATATTCATATTTCTGTTTTTCTACATAAAATTCTAATAGCAGTAATTTTTATTGTTCTGGTTAGTTATAATGTTAGGCATAATAAAAAAACAGATAAAAAACAATTTGTAGAATATGACTAA